The Maridesulfovibrio sp. genomic sequence ATATCTGGCCCCGGAAAAAAATCCCCAGCTGAACAACCCTGCCGAACCTCACAAGGATACAGAACTCCCTGAGCTTCTGCGCTGCAACATCAATGAACTGATGACCCGCCTGCTGCGCCTGCACTCAAGTTCCGAGTTCACGCTCAACCTTGCCAACCTGACTGCACAGGACACATTGGAACTTCTCTATGCCGGCGGGGGCATGATCACCCACATTGAAGCCTACAACCTGAAAGATGCATGTCAGGGAATCAATTCCGAAGATAATAGGCACTCTGCCGGAAGCCGAGGCACCCAGCTTACCGGACGCGAAAAACACTACAAGCTTATCGGCAGGCTGCAGGAAGCGTTGAACGATGACAGCGTAATAACCCTGAAAAGAGCCATCCGTGAGATAATTTATGACCATGAAGAGCAACTGGAACGGCTGAAAAAACTTTCATCCGGCAGTCAGGAAGCCGGGAACAGCAGTCGAATAGCCCTGATAAACGCAATGCAGGAGCGAAAGCCGGAGCTGGTCGGCATTCTTTTCGATCTGGAAAAATTTCATACCATATACCGAAAAAGAAGCTTGAAATCACGGATAGGTTCCGGTTCCACCGGGCAGGCCGAGCACAGGCACGGCATGGGATTCGTAGTCCTCGACACCCTCCCGGCCCGCGCACGCAAACCTTTCTACCGCATGGACTGCACCACGGGACGCATCCGCATTCCAGTCAGTGCCCTGATGACCAAAAGTATCAACAGTAAAGCCGGGTACTCGGATCACGGCCTGTCACGTATATCTGAGAGGAGAGGAAAGCGCTGGGTAAAATGGACCCTTGATTCATTCAGGATACACGCCGGCAAGCCGGGCAACATAGGCACACTGGGCGGTATTTATATCCAATCTGAAAACGGTTCAGTCCGCAAAGACCACCCCGAATCAATAAGCAGGCCCTGGACCTACCTGAACACCAACATAAAAAATACCGCCAAGGTACTGCTGGGATTCATCCCCGCATTCCTGACTTTCTTCCTTACCAAGGACTGGTGGCTGCTCTCCTGTTTCGGAGCGGTCATCTGGTTTGCCATCACCGGATCGAGAAATATAATTCAATCCGTCCTCGGCGGGGGAGGATTACGCCGCTCCCCGCTGCTGCCGTGGAACTCGCTGGTCAGTTGGAGCCGAATTTCAGACTCCCTGCTCTACACCGGCTTCTCAGTCCCCCTGCTGGACTATCTGGTCAAGACACTGCTGCTGGACAACACCTTCGGGGTAACTACAGCCACCAACCCGATCCTGCTCTATTCCGTAATGGGGCTGGCCAACGGCATCTACCTTTCCAGTCACAACGCCATACGGGGACTTCCCAAAGGAGCCACCTTCGGCAACTTCTTCAGATCCATACTGGCTATCCCTGTTGCTGTAGTCTTAAGCGGACTGATCGGTATGCTTCTGGGTATGGCCGGACTTCCGGACGTGACCGGAATTCTGCAGAAATGGGCGGCAATCATCTCCAAGTTCGCATCAGACAGTGTTGCGGGATTCATTGAAGGGCTGGCAGACAGGCAGACTAACGTGCAGAACAGGCTGGCCGGATACAAAACAAAAATATCCCAGCTCTTTTCGGTATTTTCCAAACTGGATCTCATGTTTCCGGAAGAAGATGTGCTCGAAATGCTTCAGACACCTAAAATGATGATGAAAACCCTGAACAAAGAAGCAAGCGACCTTGAAAAACTGATCATCGTAAATGCCCTTGATCTGATGTATTTCTGGCTCTACCAGCCGCGCTCACGAAAAGCGTTGAGCAGAATAGTTCAAAACATGTCCCGCGAAGAATGGCTTATCTTCTACCGTTCGCAGCTTATCTTGAAGCGGCATAAGGAAATCAGCCAGTTTTTTGTCGACGGACTGGTGGGCAAAAACTTTTCCAAAGCCCTATCCTTCTATCTGGACCAATCACCGCAATATCTTGAGGACATGGAAAAGCTGGGCAGGAAATGACCGTAAAACAATGACCAAAGGCAACTCATCAACACCTTCTATGAAAACAGCCCTGCACGATAGTACTTAGCTATTTGATATGATTTTTAGATTCCTGCTATGTGATAATGCATTGAGGTATAAAAGCATGCAGGTTGAATCTATACTGGAACACGGCACCGGGTCCGTTAATGAAGACTTCCTTCTGGTGGAAGAGAACCTTTTCGGCGTTTTTGACGGCGCGACCAGCCTGACTCCTGAAACATATGAGCATGGTCATACAGGCGGATTTCTGGCTTCCAACCTTGCTGGCGAAGAGTTCAGAAAAAACCATGGAACCATGGAAGAGCTGGCCCAAAGAGCCAACAAAGTCATTCGGCAGGAAATGGCCCAGCGCAACATAAACCTGAACAGCAAAAAAGATCTCTGGAGCACAAGCGCTGCCGTGGTTCGCGTTCAGGATAACCGGATGGAATGGGCTCAGATAGGTGATTGCAGGATAGTATGCATCTACGAAAGCGGTGACTTTGAATTCCTGTGCCGATGTCAGGATCAGGATCTGGAAACCCTGAGCATGTGGAAAAAAATAGGCCCGTCCACAGAAGAGCCTATCGGAGTTGCCATGCATGAACAGATTACTAAAGTACGTTGCCGCATGAATCTGGACTACGGTGTTTTCAACGGAGAACCCGAAGCAATTGATTTTCTACAAGCCGGGATTCATGATCTCACGGGAGTACGTAACGTTCTCCTGTTTACGGACGGGCTGCTCATGCCCAACGAGCTGCCCTGGGAGGAACGGGATTACAAAGAACAGGTCGACCTGTTCCGTCAGTCCGGTCTTAAAGGACTTCGTGACCGTATTCGAAATATTGAAGCCACCGACCTTGGCTGCCGCACCTACCCCCGCTTCAAAACTCACGACGATATCGCAGCCGTTGCCATCAACATGTGATTGCTGCGCTGAACTGATTAAATTAATTTCCACAACACATAACAGCCTGCAGGAGGCATAAAATGAAAATCGGCATCCATATCAAATGGGTTGTACTGGCCCTGCTTGTAATTATGGCGGTTCCGGCTGCGGCAATGGCTGCGAACACAAAGCTGGAAGACAAAGTGGTGGTATATTCCACCCACGGCGAATCTATGCTGGAACTTGTAGCAGACGCTTTTGAAGAAAAGACCGGAGTCAAGGTCGAATTCATCAATCTCAAGGGCGAACTGGCGGACAGGGTTCGTGCGGAAAAAGCAAATCCGCAGTCCGATGTCATGTACGGTGCTCCTTCATCCGTTTATCAGGAGCTCAAGAAAGAAGATCTATTTGCTCCTTCCACTCCAAGCTGGGCAGCCAAAATCAATCCCCTTTTCAAGGACAAGGACGGGTACTGGTACGGCACAATCCAGACCCCGGTGCTGATGTTCTACAACAGCAAGATGATGAGCAAGGCAGATGCCCCGAAGGACTGGTGGGACCTTGCCGACCCCAAATATAAAAATAAAATTGTATCCAGAAATGCCCTCTCCTCTTCGGCCCGTGCTACATACTCCGCACTGCTGCAGCAGTTTGAGAAAAAAGGCGATCTGAAAGAAGGCTGGAAATTCTTGAAAGCCATGGACGCTAACGTTAAACGTTACTACGGAAGCGGTTCTCTGCAGTTTCAGGCTGTTGGCCGCAAGGAAGCTCCCCTGAGTTTCGCGGTTCTCAACTCAGTGATTGACAACAAGATAAAAAACAAGTTGCCTCTTGAAATCATTGACGCCGAAAGCGGTTCCCCGGTCATCACCGATGCTATCGCGGTCATCAAAGGAGCCAAACATCCCAATGCGGCCAAGGCTTTTGTAGAATTTGCAGGCGGAGCCAAGGCTCAAGCCATGCTCGCCAACAAATTCAACCGCATGCCCACACTCCCTGAAGCCATCGCCAGTGCTCCGAAATGGATGGGCGAAATAAAGTTCCGGGTCATGAATGTGGATTGGGGGGCTCTTGCTTCCAAGCAATCCGAATGGATGCAGAAGTGGGATATGGAAATCAAGGATTCCGGAAAAGACAAGAAATAAGGGGAATTACTATGGGGGCTGTTATCCTTGAGGGAGTGGAAAAATCCTTTGACGGCACTCCGGCCTGTTCACAGATAAACCTCTCCATTAATAAGGGTGAATTCTTCACCTTTCTAGGTCCTTCCGGATGCGGAAAAACAACATTGCTGCGCCTGATCGCGGGGTTCATTGCCCCGCAATCGGGCGCAGTTTTCATTGACGGCAACGACGTCACCAACCTGCCCCCGGAAAAACGCAAAGTGGGCATGGTATTCCAGAACTACAGCCTTTTTCCCTACCTGACTGTCAGCCAGAATATAGAGTACGGGTTGACCATTCAAAAGAGAACCGCCCGCGAGAGACAGGAAATTGCAGAACGCTACATGGAGATGGTCGGCCTGACCGGATTCGGCGAACGCAAGGTCACGGAACTTTCCGGCGGGGAGCAGCAGCGGGTGGCTCTGGCCCGGTCACTGGCAGTGGAACCGGAAGTCCTGCTTCTGGATGAACCCCTTTCAAATCTTGATGCCCGCCTGCGGGACAAAATGCGCGCAGAAATCAAATCATTGCAGAAACGGCTGGGCATAACCACAATTTTCGTAACTCACGACCAGACCGAAGCCCTGACCCTTTCCGACCGTATCGCTGTATTCAATCAGGGACGGGTCGTGCAGGTAGGCACTCCCCGGCAGATTTACGACACCCCGCACAATGTCTTTGTCGCAGGATTTGTTGGAGATACCAATCTTTTCCGGATAGCCCGTTCGGGCAGTACGGTCAGGCTCGAGAACGGCATGGAGCTTAGCGTTCCCGCCGGTTCAGAGTCCGGCGACTGGCTCTCAATCCGGCCCCAGAATATCAGGATTTCAAAAACTCCTTCCCGCGAGCCCAACTCTTTTCAAGGGCAGGTTCTGGAACGGCAGCTGAACGGGGTCTCAATCGACTATATCATTGAGCTGGGACAGACCGTTATTCGCGCCGCGGAGTTGAACAGCTTCGAAAAGGAAGATGAATTCCGGCCCGGGACAACGGTCTGGGTAACCCTGCCGGAAAAAAGGCTCAGGCTCCTTGCCGAGTAATACGGGCATGATGTGATTGTGGACATGAAAAGATTGAAAAACCTGATTCTACCGGGCATCGGAATTCTGGCACTGCTATTTGTGCTGCTGGGGTACATCCTTTATCCGGCCTTGACCACACTCCTGAAAAGCCTTGCTGTGAACGACGGTTCCGGTTTTGATCACTATATCCGTTTTTTCACTTCCCCAACCAGTTTACAGGTCCTGAAGAACACCCTTGTTCTGGGCGGACTGACCGTAATTCTATGCGGTATCGTTGGAACCGGGCTGGCTTTTCTGGTCCACTACTTCGAATGCCCGCACCGTAACCTGTTGGATAAGCTATTGCTGCTCCCGGTAATGATGCCGGGGATAATCATAGTTTTTGCCTTTGTGCAATTGTACGGCGAAAGCGGGCTGGTCACAAAAAGCATCGAGCTTCTATTCGGGCTTGAAGAAACACCGTACAGCTTTTCGGGACTACCCGGAATCCTATTTGTCCATATCTATACCCAGTATGTATATTTTTATCTCACGGTTTCACTTGCCATCCGGCAGATAGACTTTTCAGTTATTGAAAGCGCCAGAATCCTCGGCGCTTCCCGGTCCAAAGTTTTTGTTTCAGTCATCCTTCCTTATGTAACTCCGGCCATAATCACATCATCAGCCATGACTTTCATGACCGGGATAGGATCTTTTTCCGCTCCAAGCATCATAGGCGGAGGCTATAAGGTACTGACCACCCAGATTCTGCTCTCAAAGGCCAATAACTTCATGGAAACGGCAGCGGTTCAGGTCGTAGTGCTCACGATTATCTCCATGGCTTTCTTCGCAATATTGCGCTGGTATGAAAAACGCAGACTCTTCTCCGGTTCGGTCAAAGGAATTCCGTTTCAGCCGGTCAGGATCAGCAACCCGTTCATGCGATATTTCGTAACGGGGCTTAAGGGGCTGCTGATAATGCTGATCCTGCTGCCGTTCATCACAATCATAGTACTGTCCTTTGTGGATTCCGCATCATGGATGATGAGCATATATCCACAGGAGTTTTCGCTGACAAATTTCAGCGCAATTTTTACAAAAGCACGAAAATTCAGGCCATTCATGAACAGCATTGAAATGTCTGTACTGGCAGCCTTCATCTGCCTGCTGGTAGCTGTCCCTGCTTCATGGATAATTGAGAAAACAAAACTGAAAATTAAGGGACTGGTTGAATTTCTGGTTATACTGCCATGGGCAATGCCTGCCAGTGCCATAGCCATCAACATAATCATCGCCAACAGCAGGCCTACGATTTTTTCTTTCAACACCGTTCTGGTCGGGGCTTATATCCTGCTGCCGCTGGGCTATTTCATCAAATCCCTGCCCATAGTGGTCAGGATTACCCATATTTCCTTTCAAGGTCTTAATTCAACATTGCTTGAAGCATCCAGAAGTCTCGGCGCATCAGGGTTCAGAACATTCCGCACAGTCGCACTGCCCATGATCTATCCGGGCGTCCTAGCCGGATTCCTGTATGTCTTCGTGCGCAGCATCGGTGAATACACTACTTCAGCCTTCCTCTATACCGCCTCAAACAAACCAATCTCCATAGCAATGGTCAATGCTATCTTCGAATATGATATCGGGCTGGCCATGGCCTATGGAACCCTACTGATGGTTCTGACCGTATGCTTGAGCATCATCATAAGCAGAATCCGTCCGCAGATTAAATAACCGAAAAGAACTCCCGCCAGAAACAACTTGCTGAATTTACTCCGCACAGGCATATTCAATATTTACATGCTGAAACCATAAATAAATTTCAGGCTGATCTTTTTCGGGTCACCCTCCTATTCCTTTTTCAGTGATTGCTTCTTATGAAAAAACCTCATCTATCCATAATCATCCCTGTCCTTAATCTGTGGGAAATGACCGCAGAATGCCTGAAAAGCATCAAGACCCATACTCCAGGAAGTTTTTACGAAGTCATCGTGGTTGATAACGGTTCGGATGACGAAACCTCTGCGGAGTGTCCACTGCTTGCTGAAGCCCTTTTTGAAGATCGGTATCAATACATCCGGCTGCCCGAGAACATCAACTTCGGTCCGGCCTGTAACCGTGGAGCTCAGGCGGCGGAAGGAGCTCTGCTGTTTTTTCTTAACAACGACACCCTGCTAACAAAAAACTGGTTCAAATACCTGCTTGAAGCATTCAGGCATAATCCAAGAGTAATGGGCTGCAGCCCCCTATGCCTGTTTCCTGAAAACGACAGGATACAACACCTCGGTATCGCTTTTGATGGCGGACTGAATGTTCGCCACCCCTATTTCCTGTTCCCCGGCGACCACCCGGTTACGCACAGAAAACGAACTTTTCAGGCCTTAAGCGCGGCAGCATTTATGACTCCGGCAAACGTATTCAATGAGCTGGGAGGATTCTTCCCGGAGTATATCAACGGCTTTGAAGACATGGACCTCTGTTGCCGCATAAGAAAAAAACGGGGAATACTGGTTCAGGAGAATAGAAGTGTCATCTATCACTGGGCCAGCAAGACTCCG encodes the following:
- a CDS encoding extracellular solute-binding protein; the encoded protein is MKIGIHIKWVVLALLVIMAVPAAAMAANTKLEDKVVVYSTHGESMLELVADAFEEKTGVKVEFINLKGELADRVRAEKANPQSDVMYGAPSSVYQELKKEDLFAPSTPSWAAKINPLFKDKDGYWYGTIQTPVLMFYNSKMMSKADAPKDWWDLADPKYKNKIVSRNALSSSARATYSALLQQFEKKGDLKEGWKFLKAMDANVKRYYGSGSLQFQAVGRKEAPLSFAVLNSVIDNKIKNKLPLEIIDAESGSPVITDAIAVIKGAKHPNAAKAFVEFAGGAKAQAMLANKFNRMPTLPEAIASAPKWMGEIKFRVMNVDWGALASKQSEWMQKWDMEIKDSGKDKK
- a CDS encoding ABC transporter ATP-binding protein, whose protein sequence is MGAVILEGVEKSFDGTPACSQINLSINKGEFFTFLGPSGCGKTTLLRLIAGFIAPQSGAVFIDGNDVTNLPPEKRKVGMVFQNYSLFPYLTVSQNIEYGLTIQKRTARERQEIAERYMEMVGLTGFGERKVTELSGGEQQRVALARSLAVEPEVLLLDEPLSNLDARLRDKMRAEIKSLQKRLGITTIFVTHDQTEALTLSDRIAVFNQGRVVQVGTPRQIYDTPHNVFVAGFVGDTNLFRIARSGSTVRLENGMELSVPAGSESGDWLSIRPQNIRISKTPSREPNSFQGQVLERQLNGVSIDYIIELGQTVIRAAELNSFEKEDEFRPGTTVWVTLPEKRLRLLAE
- a CDS encoding glycosyltransferase family 2 protein translates to MKKPHLSIIIPVLNLWEMTAECLKSIKTHTPGSFYEVIVVDNGSDDETSAECPLLAEALFEDRYQYIRLPENINFGPACNRGAQAAEGALLFFLNNDTLLTKNWFKYLLEAFRHNPRVMGCSPLCLFPENDRIQHLGIAFDGGLNVRHPYFLFPGDHPVTHRKRTFQALSAAAFMTPANVFNELGGFFPEYINGFEDMDLCCRIRKKRGILVQENRSVIYHWASKTPGRNKFDAHNSRLINKRCPGLFTPDLHKIILEDGFRCELTPWLEMILRDPDEIRMAELDLLSGEEELAEALHKYPLWENGYDRLAALYEQDGRISKAADILFYGTSMFPAADRLARLADLAEKSGADNISRQSRAKITSIKNTLAAPEGILRQAQDLMGWALENKDRELAAIYKKWIQEYNKN
- a CDS encoding protein phosphatase 2C domain-containing protein gives rise to the protein MQVESILEHGTGSVNEDFLLVEENLFGVFDGATSLTPETYEHGHTGGFLASNLAGEEFRKNHGTMEELAQRANKVIRQEMAQRNINLNSKKDLWSTSAAVVRVQDNRMEWAQIGDCRIVCIYESGDFEFLCRCQDQDLETLSMWKKIGPSTEEPIGVAMHEQITKVRCRMNLDYGVFNGEPEAIDFLQAGIHDLTGVRNVLLFTDGLLMPNELPWEERDYKEQVDLFRQSGLKGLRDRIRNIEATDLGCRTYPRFKTHDDIAAVAINM
- a CDS encoding iron ABC transporter permease — encoded protein: MKRLKNLILPGIGILALLFVLLGYILYPALTTLLKSLAVNDGSGFDHYIRFFTSPTSLQVLKNTLVLGGLTVILCGIVGTGLAFLVHYFECPHRNLLDKLLLLPVMMPGIIIVFAFVQLYGESGLVTKSIELLFGLEETPYSFSGLPGILFVHIYTQYVYFYLTVSLAIRQIDFSVIESARILGASRSKVFVSVILPYVTPAIITSSAMTFMTGIGSFSAPSIIGGGYKVLTTQILLSKANNFMETAAVQVVVLTIISMAFFAILRWYEKRRLFSGSVKGIPFQPVRISNPFMRYFVTGLKGLLIMLILLPFITIIVLSFVDSASWMMSIYPQEFSLTNFSAIFTKARKFRPFMNSIEMSVLAAFICLLVAVPASWIIEKTKLKIKGLVEFLVILPWAMPASAIAINIIIANSRPTIFSFNTVLVGAYILLPLGYFIKSLPIVVRITHISFQGLNSTLLEASRSLGASGFRTFRTVALPMIYPGVLAGFLYVFVRSIGEYTTSAFLYTASNKPISIAMVNAIFEYDIGLAMAYGTLLMVLTVCLSIIISRIRPQIK